GCTTCCAcatcattttgtttttcattatcTTTGGTGGGTTCAGCCTCATCTTGGTTCTTACTAACCTTTGCGGGATCATCACTTTCGTCTTTGTTAGTTTCATCATTTTTATCACTATCTTGATTACCATCTTCAGCGTTTGGTACTTCGGTATTGTCATTTGCATTCGTAGGTTCGGAATCTTTGGGCGTTTCATCTTCGGGTTTAGCATCTTCAACAGCAACCTCACCAGCTGCTTGGTCCTCAGTGTTTGTTTCATCTGCAGCGACAGGAGTATCATCTGTGGTCTCAGCTTCCGGGTTACTAGTTTCTACAGGAGTCTTATCTGTTTCAGCATCAGCCTGAGTTTCATTCCCCTCTGATTTTGTTTCACCTTTAGCACCAAATTCTTGGTTAGAGTCATCCTGACCGGTCTCTTTGGGCTCTTCTTGCATTTGCGGTTCCCCGCTATTTGTGGCTGGAGAATCACCAGCCTCTCCATCGACTACTGCAGATTTGTCTTTTTCTTCAGCATTTGATTGATTTTCTGGTTCAGCTTCAGtttcttctattttttcttCGACTGGTTTATCTGCATCTGCGTTCTGTGCATCTGGTTTATCTGCATCTACGTTCTCTGCATCGCTCACATGCGTTTTGGATTCTGCTTTCATGTTATCGACTTCCTTACGCGCTTGGTGTCCGCGGAAACTTGCTTGTATTTTTAATGCTGCAGCTTCTTGCTCTTCAATAGTGCTCTCAACTGCAGTTTCTTCAGTAGTCGATTCTACTGCATCTTCATTTTGTGTATCTTGTTTTTCAGTCTCCTCGCCCGCTGCAAGTTCAGTGGCTACATGTGTTTCTGATGCAGCTTTTAAAGCATTTACTTCCTCGCGCGCTTTGTTACCACGAATAACGGACTGAATTTTAAGAGCAGCATCCTCTTCACTCATGCTTGGCTGCGGCTCACTTGTTTCTTCTACATCTGTCTGTTTTGGTTCGTCCTCTGCTGGAGATGAATCCTCCTCTACCGCATTTGGTTCCACTGTTGCATCGGCGCTCGTAACATCTTCGCCAGCTTCAGATTGCACGTCAGTCTCCTGAGCAACCACTGACGTCTTTTTGGAAGCAACAGAATCTTTTTTCGACGCGACGGAATCTTTCTTCGACGCGACGGAGTCTTTTTTCGATGCAACGGAATCTTTCTTTGACGCAATAGAAGCTTCTGATTTTACAGGTTGGTCGACTGGTTCTGCATTACCATTCTCTAAAgaaaatgaataattttttgcagtttttttcaccttttttcGCTTGTATGTACATTTATAATGACGATATAAGCGAAtgtaaaaaatctatttttcttGGTTACTTTATTacaacaagaaaataaaaatgcgAAGTTTTCCTTAAACAACGTCTTGCTACCAAAGACTGTATAAgaaactaacaaaaaacaacacttGTGAAAGCAACTGCTAAAACGTACAAAATAAGGACTCCTAGATATATAAGACGCGCgcgtaaattttttaacaatatttacaCCCAGCGTGTCATCGGTATAAAACCACGACTtctcgaaaaataaaaaattccatTTTAGTTCAAATAGTACAAACGTGTTTgcataaaatgaagaaaaaaataatgaaaaatgaaaaaataaataaataaataaataaatacaaatagaAATAGAAATGCACACTGCGTGTAGTGAGAATTTTCTAAAGCTTCAACAGCTGaaaatttacaaacaaaaaatggagGACAAAAATGTAGTATGATCcaacatgtaaacaaaaaacaaaaatagtattataaatagtttttcttacatttttacttttaaGGAAACAAATGatttgcaaaataattttttggggATTATATTTTTGCAGATAAGTGGTACCAATAtgctttattttgcagaatatattTTTGCAGCTGACTGCATTTTTTCTGTAAATTCCGCGGATTCGGTCATTTTAGCAAACAGAAAATTGGTACTTTGTCTAACATAgccttaaaaaattaaagattttaaatCAACATCAAAGAACTAATTAGCTTGGGTCCAACAGAAAATTGAAGTTCGaaggaaataaaataaattgcgaGAGAAATTGTTGCAGATGAAagaaattttgagaaaaaatatttcttgaaatttaaattttgggtTCGGGTCAAATCCGCAAACATAAGTTCCACAAAAAATTTTCCCCGCAAAATGTTTGTTCAAATAAggtaataacaacaaaattaaaataaaaaagtattgtGATAATATTTGTTTAGTGTTtagacaatgttaaaaaaagaaacacgaTTTTTCCATACTGTATGATCTGTAAATTTGCATATAAATAGAGTAAAACATACAATCAAACAAACATacaatcaaacaaacaaacaaacaaacaaacaaacatacaatcaaacaaacaaacaaacaaacaaacaaacaacacttTACATTAAAATTCACTTCTCTACCTTTGAGATCCGAAGTTTGAGCTGATATTGATTCTAACTTTTCATCctttttagatttatgctttgaCCTCCGAAATGAATTTCGCAAAGAACTTTTGCTAAACTTGCTTGCAACTTTTCCCATATTCCTAACACAACATTGACGCGTCAAGAATTCTTTTAAACGTATGCAATCGTTATTAAGGTTAAATAGATGCACCTCCAAAGCGGTTATAAATTATTTGAGCTCGTTAaatgctgatcaaaataattgcAGCGCTAATTCCATTCACACTAACATCTGTTGATGAAAATTCCTGAATAATCACTTCAGATTAATTCTGGCTAAGGTGACCCACAATACTTTCAGCAAAAGACCAATTTTAATATAGCTACGAACTTAACAGTCGtgaaaacaacattaaaattttaatggttcacgaaatgtttttcttttgtataaaaTCACACCCAATCTGTACACCCTTTTTTTTAGCAAGCAGAGATTAATGAACGCAATAACGAAGTTCATTAATTTTCCACACAAAGAAAAATGaatgttaaatttatttagCGAATGTTTTATTTCATCAAGTAGCTTACCATtattttaaacacaaaaaaattttaatacatgACAGAAAGGGGTCCTATTCCAACAtggattattatttttctcaaaCAATGAAATTGACTAACAGAAAAAGGCTATCTTTGTTGTGTATTAAAATAACCACGCTGGAGATTTTGATGACTAGTATTCCGCTCTCCATCGTGCTTTCTAAAACAGTTGCGTGTTTTGATAGAGAAACACGATCCATGGTGTGTCAGAAGAATGCGTcagtatattatttttaaacgaCTTTTAACAGGTGGTTTTGTCATTATAAATGATCTACAACGAAAAGAGCTAATTACTTTTCACTTGTTGATAAAATGTGACTCAAGCATTCactgttttttttagtttaaacaTAACATGGATATTCTCCCCTTGTAATGCTTGGGGAGGGTTTCCAGGctatgtttaaataaaaaaaactgtgaATGCTTTATTTCATTTGCTGGTATAACCTtacgtttttaaaaaagcgtcGCTATTATAATTAAAACAGTAGAGATGGAAATCTTCGCCAACTAAAAGCAACAAGATGTTTTAAAACCGTGGTGCAATGCCGTAAATATATCGAATAGCAATTTGCTTTTAATGTCAGTGCAATGTCTAAATACATCACAACTTCTCAGAGAATTACTGATTGAGCTGTTGCAAAGGTCACTGGATTTGCAGAGCATATTGAAAGACCATGTATAGTCAAGGTCCAGTTTAAAATGTTGAAGTTCTGTACaatctaaaaaatttttagatGGCCAATAATTATCTTcttgcagaaaaaaatattatttttattcaagaCAAAATATTTGACCAGTCTTTCACCCTTCTGTATAGCCATAAGTGAGATTATTTTATCTCTTTATAAAATAGctggttttttatttaaaacggcTGCAAAATCGCTACTTTTTGCATGCATAggctgataataataataattataataataataaaacagaaataaagaaaaaatgaagaaaaagtttttcaatgtttgtttttattatatttttttatgctgAAGACATAAAGTCATCATCGGAACAAATATCGGTTTTTTAAATCTACATCCAGGTTATTATTTTGTTCGCCAATTGTGGCCATGTCAGGTGCTGTTAAattcaattttgttaaaatagaATTTGTTATGTTTTTGCTGTAATGGTAACATGAATTATTGATGAGTAAAACGACTACTTTTCTATACAAacttttctttgaaaatttaataattaaaacaaaacatttgtaTATTCCCATcctaatattatttaa
Above is a window of Hydractinia symbiolongicarpus strain clone_291-10 chromosome 3, HSymV2.1, whole genome shotgun sequence DNA encoding:
- the LOC130635829 gene encoding midasin-like isoform X2, which gives rise to MGKVASKFSKSSLRNSFRRSKHKSKKDEKLESISAQTSDLKENGNAEPVDQPVKSEASIASKKDSVASKKDSVASKKDSVASKKDSVASKKTSVVAQETDVQSEAGEDVTSADATVEPNAVEEDSSPAEDEPKQTDVEETSEPQPSMSEEDAALKIQSVIRGNKAREEVNALKAASETHVATELAAGEETEKQDTQNEDAVESTTEETAVESTIEEQEAAALKIQASFRGHQARKEVDNMKAESKTHVSDAENVDADKPDAQNADADKPVEEKIEETEAEPENQSNAEEKDKSAVVDGEAGDSPATNSGEPQMQEEPKETGQDDSNQEFGAKGETKSEGNETQADAETDKTPVETSNPEAETTDDTPVAADETNTEDQAAGEVAVEDAKPEDETPKDSEPTNANDNTEVPNAEDGNQDSDKNDETNKDESDDPAKVSKNQDEAEPTKDNEKQNDVEATSVEQDNGEPAMDSEKQDDSEQAKDSETQDDSEQAKVDSDPVSNGEAEASKEAKNSDNDTKETS
- the LOC130635829 gene encoding germ cell nuclear acidic protein-like isoform X1, producing MSVKYAPSKLRVPEGFQNILEGLAREVLREQPEDIILFAANYFKNQLALQENGNAEPVDQPVKSEASIASKKDSVASKKDSVASKKDSVASKKDSVASKKTSVVAQETDVQSEAGEDVTSADATVEPNAVEEDSSPAEDEPKQTDVEETSEPQPSMSEEDAALKIQSVIRGNKAREEVNALKAASETHVATELAAGEETEKQDTQNEDAVESTTEETAVESTIEEQEAAALKIQASFRGHQARKEVDNMKAESKTHVSDAENVDADKPDAQNADADKPVEEKIEETEAEPENQSNAEEKDKSAVVDGEAGDSPATNSGEPQMQEEPKETGQDDSNQEFGAKGETKSEGNETQADAETDKTPVETSNPEAETTDDTPVAADETNTEDQAAGEVAVEDAKPEDETPKDSEPTNANDNTEVPNAEDGNQDSDKNDETNKDESDDPAKVSKNQDEAEPTKDNEKQNDVEATSVEQDNGEPAMDSEKQDDSEQAKDSETQDDSEQAKVDSDPVSNGEAEASKEAKNSDNDTKETS